From a single Halanaerobiaceae bacterium ANBcell28 genomic region:
- a CDS encoding spore maturation protein, whose amino-acid sequence MINYISIISSWSVPIIIALFLSYAIIKKVEVYNVFTEGASEGLKTCVNIFPYLLAMILAINLFRASGAMELLVKLFNPIISWLNVPEEVVPLLFLRPLSGSGSLSYTAQIIKDYGPDSYIGKLASTIQGSTETTFYIIAVYFGAVGIKKYRYAVIVGIIADVAGFFAAVFICGILF is encoded by the coding sequence ATGATAAATTATATCAGCATTATATCCTCTTGGAGTGTTCCTATAATTATAGCTTTATTTCTCTCTTATGCTATTATTAAGAAAGTAGAAGTATATAATGTTTTTACTGAAGGAGCCAGTGAAGGTTTGAAAACCTGTGTTAATATATTTCCATATCTTTTAGCAATGATACTAGCAATAAATCTTTTTCGGGCTTCAGGAGCAATGGAGTTATTAGTTAAATTATTTAATCCAATTATTTCGTGGTTAAATGTTCCAGAAGAGGTAGTTCCCTTATTGTTTTTAAGACCTTTATCTGGAAGTGGTTCCCTTTCTTATACTGCTCAAATTATAAAAGATTATGGACCAGATTCATATATTGGTAAATTAGCATCTACAATTCAAGGTAGTACAGAAACTACGTTTTATATTATTGCTGTATATTTTGGAGCAGTAGGCATAAAAAAATACAGGTATGCTGTAATTGTAGGTATAATAGCTGATGTAGCTGGTTTTTTTGCTGCAGTTTTTATATGTGGCATATTATTTTGA
- a CDS encoding nucleoside recognition domain-containing protein: MINIIWFFIIMISFVIASINGNLGEISSVIFDSVIYSVELTIKLLGPMALWLGLMNIAKKSSLVNKIARLLKPIIKIIFPEVPDEHPAAGAIVLNLTANIMGLGNSATPLGINAMQELQKLNKDSDKASLAMCTLLALNTSSITLIPAMIISIRAASGSNYPAIIVLSTIFATTISTITALICDRFFRALN; encoded by the coding sequence ATGATTAATATAATTTGGTTTTTTATAATCATGATTTCATTTGTTATAGCATCAATAAATGGAAACTTGGGTGAAATATCTTCAGTTATATTTGATTCAGTTATTTATAGTGTGGAATTAACAATTAAATTACTTGGTCCTATGGCTCTTTGGTTAGGATTAATGAATATAGCTAAAAAATCTTCTTTAGTAAATAAAATAGCGAGACTGTTAAAACCTATTATAAAAATTATTTTTCCGGAAGTGCCAGATGAACATCCAGCTGCTGGGGCTATTGTTCTCAATTTAACTGCAAATATTATGGGTTTAGGTAATTCAGCTACTCCCCTTGGAATTAATGCTATGCAAGAATTACAGAAATTAAATAAGGATTCTGATAAAGCTAGTCTAGCTATGTGCACATTATTGGCATTAAATACATCAAGCATTACTTTGATTCCTGCTATGATAATTAGTATCAGAGCTGCAAGTGGTTCGAATTATCCTGCTATAATTGTTTTAAGTACAATTTTTGCCACAACGATATCTACCATAACTGCCTTAATTTGTGATAGGTTTTTTAGAGCGTTAAATTAA